Within the Chryseobacterium geocarposphaerae genome, the region CGGAGCAAAAGCTTCAAAAGTAACCCATTGTGGAAACACTCTTATCCCAAGAGTAATAATAAGCCCCGCAATACCGAGCCCTACAATAACCGCCAATGTATTTCTTAAAAAGTTCATGAATTACTGCTTAATCCTGATGTGCAATCATAGAAATTTCGATATCAACATTCTTTGGCAGACAAGAAACCTGAACCGTCTCACGGGCAGGATAACTATCAGCATCTAAATAAGAAGCATAAATATCATTCATTACTGCAAAATCATCCATATTTTTAAGGAAAATTGTTGCCTTTACAACGTTTTTAAATGTCATTCCAGCTTCTGTAAGAATAGCTTCAAGGTTTTTCATTACCTGGTGCGTTTCTTTTTCAATTCCTTCCACCAATTTACCAGTTGCAGGATCTACAGGAATCTGTCCGGAAATATACAAAACTCCGTTTGCAAAATTAGCTTGTGAATAAGGTCCGATAGCTGCAGGTGCATTAACTGTGTTGATTATTTTTTTCATTAGAATTTATTTTGGGTGCAAATATAAAATTTATATTCCATTTCTCTCCTTCAATATCACTTCCATCTTAGAAAGGTGCATTTGGCTGCGTAAAGCTTCTGTCTTTATACTTCAATGCGTCACTTAAAATGTTCGCTTTTATCCCGATAAAGAAGTCGTATACCTTATAGCGTCCAAAAGGAACCCAGTTAAAATTGATGGTAAAACTTCTCTGATCCCTTGAAAAACCAATACGCGTTAAAGCCAAATCTTTCGTCACTAAATCATAATGCGTACTTCCGGTAATATTCCAATACGGTGTTAATT harbors:
- a CDS encoding RidA family protein, giving the protein MKKIINTVNAPAAIGPYSQANFANGVLYISGQIPVDPATGKLVEGIEKETHQVMKNLEAILTEAGMTFKNVVKATIFLKNMDDFAVMNDIYASYLDADSYPARETVQVSCLPKNVDIEISMIAHQD